From the genome of Tsukamurella pulmonis:
TCGGCACCGAGCGCAACAACGTCACCGTCGCCGAGATCGCGCAGGCCGTGGTCGACGTGGTGCCCGACGCCGGCGTGCGGATCACGGGCGAGGCCGGCAACGACCCCCGCTCCTACCGGGTCGACTTCTCCCGCGCGCGCGACGAACTCGGCTTCGAGGCGCAGTGGACCGTGCCGGACGGCGCGGCCGAGCTGCACAAGGCCTACACCGAGTACGGGCTCACCGAGCACTCCTTCCACCAGGACTTCACCCGGCTCGCGGTGCTCAAGGACCTGCAGGGCAGGGACGTCATCGACGCGGCGATGCGGCGGCGATGACGGACCGCTCAGCCCAGGCGGCCGCGCAGCTGCGCCCAGGTGCCCGCCGCCCGGTCGCGCGCCGAGACGATCGACGCGGCCAGCGGCCACTGCAGGGCCAGCTCGGGATCCGCGTGATGCACCGCCAGATCCTCGCTCGGATCGTGCGGACGGTCGATCCGGTAGCAGACGTCCGCCACGTCGGTCAGCGCCTGGAAGCCGTGCAGGAAGCCCGGCGGCACGTACAGGGTGTGGAAGGTCTCGTCGTCGAGTCGGAAGGCCCTGCTGCGGCCGAACGTCGGCGAGTACGGTCGCGCGTCGACCAGCACGTCGTGCACCGCACCGTGCGCGCAGCGCACCAGCTTGGCCTCGCCGCGACCCGATCGGCCGTGCATCCCGCGGATCACGCCGCGCACCGAGCGGGACTGGGAATCCTGCACGAAACGCGCTGCCGCGCCGCGCTCTCCGAGGTACTCGTCGAAGACGTCCGCGTCGAAGGTGCGGGTGAACAGGCCCCGGTCGTCCGCGTGCGGGGTGGGGACCAGCAGCAGGACGTCGGCCAGGTCGGTCTGCTCGATGCGCATGGGGACATGCTGCCATGAGACACGCGCGCACGTGCCGCGCCTGCGGCTCCGTCAAACTCACCCGGGTGCTCGACCTGGGCCGCGTCCCCGCGGCGGATCACTTCCCGCCCGCCGGTACCCCGGTGGACCCGGGCGAATCCGCCCATCCCCTCGCGATGGACCTGTGCGCGGCGTGCGGCCTCGCGCAGCTCGCCGACGACGACACCGTCACCGACGAGCCCCGCGGCGTGGAGCCGCGGGCCCTGCGCGAGCAGGCCGCGGACGCGGTGGCCCGGGTCGCCGACGCCGGCCTGCTCCGCGGCACGACGGTGCGCGAGTTCGGCAGCCCGCACGGCGGCACCTGGTTGCCGCTGCTCGCCGACCGCGGCTTCCACGAGGCCGACGGTCCCGCCGACGTGGTCCTCGACAGCTTCGGCATCATGCACGAGCCCGACCAGCGGGCCGCCTTCGCCGCGCGCGCCGCGGCCGTCGCACCCGGCGGCGTGCTCCTGCTGCAGTACCAGCCGCTCGGCGGCATCGTCGACCACCTGCAGTGGACCGCCCTACGGCACGGCCACTTCGGCTACTACACGCTGACCGCCCTGGTGCGACTGCTCGCCGCCGCGGGGCTGGAGCCGGTGCGCGCCTTCGAGTTCGACCTCTACGGGGGCACCGTGCTGCTCGCGGTGCGGCACACGGGCGCGGCCGACGTCGTCCCCGGCGCCGGCACGGCGGACCCCGTCGTCCGCCGGATCCTCGCCGAGGAGGCGGATTCCGGCCTCGGCACCCCCGCCGGCCTGCGCACCCTCAGTGCGGCGCCCGCCGACCAGGCGCGCGCGCTCCGGGCGTGGGCGCAGGAGCACGCGGCGGCCGGCCGCACCGTCGGGGCCTACGGCGCCGCCTCGCGGGCCGTCGCCCTGTTCGCGCTGGCCGGACTGGACGCGGCCCTCGTGTCCTGCGTGGCCGACGCCTCCCCGTCGAAGCAGGGCCGTCGCATGCCCGGCACCGACATCCCGATCGTGCCGCCCGAGCACCTCGCCGCGCTCGACGGGCCCGTCCTGCTGACCCTGCCCGACCTGCACGACGAGGTGCTGGAGGCCTGGCCGGCCCTCCGCGGAAGACTGGTGACCGAGCTATGACCGAACCCGACTTCACCCGCTCGCGCGAACTGCAGGACCGCCTGCACCACCTGGTGCCCGGCGGCGCGCACACCTACGCCCGCGGCGCCGACCAGTACCCCGAGTTCATGCCGCCGGTGCTGACCCGCGGCCGCGGCGCGCGCGTCTGGGACGCCGACGGCAACGAGTACGTGGAGTACGGGATGGGCCTGCGCGCCGTGACCCTGGGCCACGCGTACCCGCCCGTGGTGGACGCCGTGCGCGCCTGCCTCGACGACGGGCTCAACTTCAGCCGGCCCACGACGACGGAGCTCGACGCCGCCGAGGACTTCCTCGCGATGGTGCCCACCGCCGACATGGTCAAGTTCGGCAAGAACGGCTCCGACGCCACCACCGCGGCGCTGCGGCTCGCGCGCGCCGCCACCGGCCGCGATCTGGTGGCGATCTGCGATCAACCCTTCTTCTCCGTGGACGACTGGTTCATCGGATCCACCGAGATGGCGGGCGGGATCCCCACCGCGATCACCGATCTCACGGTCCGGTTCGGCTACAACGACGCCGACTCCCTGCGCGCCCGGTTCGCCGAGCACCCCGGCCGCATCGCCGCGGTGTTCCTCGAGGCCGCCACCGCGCTCGCCGAGCCCGAGCCCGGCTTCCTGGAAACCGTTCGGGCCCTGTGCGACGAGCACGGCGCCGTGCTCGTGTTCGACGAGATGATCACCGGGTTCCGCTGGTCGCCGCACGGCGCGCAGTCCGTCTTCGGCGTGACGCCCGATCTCTCGTGCTGGGGCAAGGCCATGGGCAACGGCTTCCCGATCTCGGCGCTCGCCGGCAAGCGCGCGCTCATGGAACTCGGCGGCCTGAACACCGACGCCGACCGGGTCTTCCTGCTGTCCACGACCCACGGCCCGGAGACGGTCTCGCTCACCGCCTTCCGCGCCGTCGCCCGGTCCTACCGCGAGGGCGATCCCGTGGGCGCGATGGAGCGCGCCGGGCGGCGCCTGGCCGACGGGGTGAACGCGGCCGCCGCGGCGGCGGGCGTCGGCGACGCGGTGCGGGCCATCGGGCGGCCGTCGTGCCTCGTCTTCACCACCCGCGACGCCGACGGCGCGCCGTCGCAGGCGTACCGGACGCTGTTCCTGCAGGAGCTGCTGCGGCGCGGTGTGCTCGGCCAGTCCTTCGTGATCTCCGCGGCCCACACGGACGCCGACGTCGACCACACCGTCGACGCGGTCGCGGCGGCGCTCGTGCCGTACCGGAAGGCCCTGGAGGCGGGCACCGTCGAGGGGCTGCTCGAGGGCCGGCCCGTGGCGCCCGCACTGCGCCGGACCGCGGCGCCGCGGCGGTTGACCGGAGGCCCGTCGTGACCGCGCCGACCCGGGTGCTCGTGGTGGGCCCCGCGGCGCCCGGCCCGGCGAGCCGCGGCGGGATCGCGACCGTCGTCGGGCACATGGCGGCGCAGCCCGATCCCGCGATCGCGGTGCGGCTCCTGACCACCTACGTCGACGGCACCGTCGGGCAGCGGCTGCGCACCGGCCTCGGCGGCATGGCGCGCGGCGTGCTGGCCGTGCTGCGCGGCGAGGCGGACGTGGTGCACGTGCACCTCTCGCACGGCGGCAGCGTGGTCCGCAAGGCCCCCGTGCTCTGGGCGGCGCGCCTGCGCCGCGTGCCGGCCGTGGTGCACGGGCACAGCTACGACTTCGGCGGGTGGGTCACCGGGCTCCCCGCTCCCGCACGGCCGCTCGTGCGTGCGGCCCTGCCCGCGGACCGCTGGCTGGTCCTCGGGACCGGGCTCGCCACCGAGTACGCGGCCGCGATGGGACTGCCCCGCGGCGACGTGGAGGTGCTCTACAACCCCGTGCCCGCCGTTCCCGCCCGGGCCGCCGCCGCGCCGCCCGACGGGGTGGTCCGCGTCGTCGCGCTCGGCCGGCTCGGCGAGCGCAAGGGCAGCTACGACCTCGTCGCGGCGGTGGCGGCCCTGCCACCGGAGATCCGGGCGCGCCTGCACCTCACGCTGGCCGGCGACGGCGAGGTGGACGAGGTCCGCGCCGCGGTCGCCGCGGCCGGCGTCGGGGACGCGGTGACGGTGCGCGGCTGGGTCGACGCGGCCGGGCGCGACGAGCTGCTCGCGGCCGCGCAGGTCTTCGCCCTGCCCAGCTACGACGAGGGTCTGCCGATGGCGCTGCTGGAGGCGATGGCCGCGGGCCTGGCGCCGTTGACCACACCCGTGGGCGCGATCCCGGACGCGGTGACCGACGGCGCGGACGCCCTCCTCGTCCCGCCGGGCGACGTCCCCGCGCTGAGCGCCGCGCTCGCGCGGCTGGTGACCGATCCCGCACTGCGCGCTGCGATCTCGGCCGGGGCCCGCACCCGTGCCGACGACTTCGCGATCGAGCCGTGGCACGCGCGGCTGGCGGCGCTCTGGATCGAGCTGGCGGCAGAGGGCGGGCCCGCGGCTACTCGCGGGTGAGGTGCTCGGGCTTCTCGATGACGGCGGCCTGGGACTGGAGGCGGGACAGGCCCGGCGCGGGGAACCACGCGTCGGGGCCCGGAGCGTCGTAGGCCCAGAGCGGACCGTGGAAGGCCGAGGACGTCCCGAAGTACGTGACGGCGAGGCCGTACGTGTTGGCGAGCGCGTACCACCGATCGCCGAGCCGGTTCCACTGCTCGGCGCTGGCCGCGCTCTGGCCGGGGCCGTACCAGCCCACCTCGCCGACCGAACACTCCACGGCGCTGCGGGCGCACCACTCGCCGAACGTGCGCAGCCGGCCGAGGAAACCCGTCTCGTAGCCGCGGTCCGACCAGGGCCGTCCCGCGTCCCGGACGTAGTTCCTGTCCAGCTTGGCCGGGTCGAAGACCTCGCCCTCGCCGCTCTTGCTGACCGGATACATGTGCTGCGAGTACACGATGCGGCCCAGTGGGTCGTCGACCCAGCCGCCGCGCGGGTCCGTGTAGGCGAAGTCGGAGAACCGCGAACAGCACAGGGACTCCACCCAGAGAACCTTGCGGTCGCCGACCTCGCGCAGCGCCGTGACCACCTCCTGCACGTGCCGCTGGTAGACCGCGTACGGGGGCTTGTCCGCGGACTGCAGGTCCCCGCGGGTGGGGTGGCTGAACCGGGTCGGCTCGTTGAACAGGTCGTAGGCGACGACGGCCGGCTCGTCGCGGAAGCCGGCGGACAGCATGCGCCAGACCCGGTTCGTCTGCTCGACGGTGAGCCCGGCGCCGCAGACCCGCGGTGCCGCGGTCGAGCGCGGCGCGCGCCACTCGCACCCGTTGTGCAGGCCGAGCACGACCCGCATGCCGGCCGCCTCGATCTTGCCGACCTCCGCCCGGATCGCGTTCCAGTACGCCGGATGGAAAGCGTCGTCGCCCGCGTCGAGTCCGGGTTGCAGGAAGGTCCAGTCCACGGGGAGGCGGATCAGCCGGTGACCGCGCTCCCGCAACCGGGCGTACGT
Proteins encoded in this window:
- a CDS encoding dTDP-4-dehydrorhamnose 3,5-epimerase family protein produces the protein MRIEQTDLADVLLLVPTPHADDRGLFTRTFDADVFDEYLGERGAAARFVQDSQSRSVRGVIRGMHGRSGRGEAKLVRCAHGAVHDVLVDARPYSPTFGRSRAFRLDDETFHTLYVPPGFLHGFQALTDVADVCYRIDRPHDPSEDLAVHHADPELALQWPLAASIVSARDRAAGTWAQLRGRLG
- a CDS encoding class I SAM-dependent methyltransferase produces the protein MRHARTCRACGSVKLTRVLDLGRVPAADHFPPAGTPVDPGESAHPLAMDLCAACGLAQLADDDTVTDEPRGVEPRALREQAADAVARVADAGLLRGTTVREFGSPHGGTWLPLLADRGFHEADGPADVVLDSFGIMHEPDQRAAFAARAAAVAPGGVLLLQYQPLGGIVDHLQWTALRHGHFGYYTLTALVRLLAAAGLEPVRAFEFDLYGGTVLLAVRHTGAADVVPGAGTADPVVRRILAEEADSGLGTPAGLRTLSAAPADQARALRAWAQEHAAAGRTVGAYGAASRAVALFALAGLDAALVSCVADASPSKQGRRMPGTDIPIVPPEHLAALDGPVLLTLPDLHDEVLEAWPALRGRLVTEL
- a CDS encoding glutamate-1-semialdehyde 2,1-aminomutase, whose protein sequence is MTEPDFTRSRELQDRLHHLVPGGAHTYARGADQYPEFMPPVLTRGRGARVWDADGNEYVEYGMGLRAVTLGHAYPPVVDAVRACLDDGLNFSRPTTTELDAAEDFLAMVPTADMVKFGKNGSDATTAALRLARAATGRDLVAICDQPFFSVDDWFIGSTEMAGGIPTAITDLTVRFGYNDADSLRARFAEHPGRIAAVFLEAATALAEPEPGFLETVRALCDEHGAVLVFDEMITGFRWSPHGAQSVFGVTPDLSCWGKAMGNGFPISALAGKRALMELGGLNTDADRVFLLSTTHGPETVSLTAFRAVARSYREGDPVGAMERAGRRLADGVNAAAAAAGVGDAVRAIGRPSCLVFTTRDADGAPSQAYRTLFLQELLRRGVLGQSFVISAAHTDADVDHTVDAVAAALVPYRKALEAGTVEGLLEGRPVAPALRRTAAPRRLTGGPS
- a CDS encoding glycosyltransferase family 4 protein gives rise to the protein MTAPTRVLVVGPAAPGPASRGGIATVVGHMAAQPDPAIAVRLLTTYVDGTVGQRLRTGLGGMARGVLAVLRGEADVVHVHLSHGGSVVRKAPVLWAARLRRVPAVVHGHSYDFGGWVTGLPAPARPLVRAALPADRWLVLGTGLATEYAAAMGLPRGDVEVLYNPVPAVPARAAAAPPDGVVRVVALGRLGERKGSYDLVAAVAALPPEIRARLHLTLAGDGEVDEVRAAVAAAGVGDAVTVRGWVDAAGRDELLAAAQVFALPSYDEGLPMALLEAMAAGLAPLTTPVGAIPDAVTDGADALLVPPGDVPALSAALARLVTDPALRAAISAGARTRADDFAIEPWHARLAALWIELAAEGGPAATRG
- a CDS encoding glycoside hydrolase family 5 protein — protein: MTTIRRGALIVVIVAALVLATLAIPRPRVAEPATTWMRGINVATMLTQAVTIYDHPTVTGTGEPAITYARLRERGHRLIRLPVDWTFLQPGLDAGDDAFHPAYWNAIRAEVGKIEAAGMRVVLGLHNGCEWRAPRSTAAPRVCGAGLTVEQTNRVWRMLSAGFRDEPAVVAYDLFNEPTRFSHPTRGDLQSADKPPYAVYQRHVQEVVTALREVGDRKVLWVESLCCSRFSDFAYTDPRGGWVDDPLGRIVYSQHMYPVSKSGEGEVFDPAKLDRNYVRDAGRPWSDRGYETGFLGRLRTFGEWCARSAVECSVGEVGWYGPGQSAASAEQWNRLGDRWYALANTYGLAVTYFGTSSAFHGPLWAYDAPGPDAWFPAPGLSRLQSQAAVIEKPEHLTRE